One part of the Truepera radiovictrix DSM 17093 genome encodes these proteins:
- a CDS encoding NADPH-dependent assimilatory sulfite reductase hemoprotein subunit, translated as MAAPETPAPNRPARAKKRSVEEIKSDSHYLSQGIAEEMFDASSDHVSDGVYQLLKFSGMYQQDDRDQRKARRQAGLDKAYSFMLRSRAPGGRLTAAQYLVHDRLADEVGNGTLRLTTRQGIQLHGILKGDVKETIRALHREMVNTLAACGDVNRNVMACPAPERSRQHALLEEVAREIDAHLLPRSEAYYQLWLDGERQPLPAEATPSAAFVAPTDAVEPIYGRTYLPRKFKIGIAFPHDNCVDVFTQDIGIVPVMDGEALRGFNLLIGGGMGMSHTDADTHPVLGKELGFVTREQLLRTVEGIVTVQRDFGNREERKFARMKYLVEARGVAWFRGELERRLGFALGDWVPVGPFAVDDHLGWREQGDGRFYLGIPIENGRIKDAGPMRLRTALRELLTRYPNEVRITPQHNLLVTNLSAQDREPIEALLREHGVRTVGEITQARRYAMACPALPTCGLAVAESERMLPGVIGALERELEALGLGGEEIAIRMTGCPNGCARPYTAELAFVGRSLDKYNIYVGGAFEGTRLVSEYAQMVAGGDLAATVAPLLRLWRDQRDPGERFGDFCHRVGVERLREAAQGVVAA; from the coding sequence GTGGCCGCACCCGAAACCCCCGCTCCCAACCGCCCCGCCAGAGCCAAAAAACGCAGCGTCGAGGAGATCAAGTCGGACTCGCATTACCTCTCGCAAGGGATAGCCGAGGAGATGTTCGACGCCTCTTCTGACCACGTGAGCGACGGGGTCTACCAGCTCCTCAAGTTCTCCGGCATGTACCAGCAAGACGACCGCGACCAGCGCAAAGCGCGCCGTCAGGCGGGGCTCGACAAGGCGTACTCGTTCATGCTCCGCTCGCGCGCGCCGGGCGGTCGGCTGACGGCGGCGCAGTACCTCGTCCACGACCGCTTGGCGGATGAGGTCGGCAACGGCACCCTGCGCCTCACCACGCGCCAAGGGATTCAACTGCACGGCATTTTGAAGGGCGACGTCAAGGAGACGATCCGGGCGCTGCACCGCGAGATGGTCAACACGCTCGCCGCCTGCGGCGACGTCAACCGCAACGTGATGGCCTGCCCCGCACCCGAGCGCTCGCGCCAACACGCGCTCTTAGAGGAGGTCGCTCGGGAGATCGACGCGCACCTCCTGCCCCGGAGCGAGGCGTACTACCAGCTCTGGCTGGACGGCGAGCGCCAACCCCTGCCCGCAGAAGCGACGCCGAGCGCGGCCTTCGTCGCACCCACCGACGCCGTTGAACCCATCTACGGCCGCACCTACTTGCCGCGCAAGTTCAAGATCGGGATCGCTTTCCCGCACGACAACTGCGTGGACGTCTTTACCCAGGACATCGGTATCGTGCCGGTGATGGACGGCGAGGCCTTGCGGGGCTTTAACCTCCTCATCGGGGGCGGCATGGGGATGAGCCACACGGACGCCGACACGCACCCGGTGTTAGGCAAAGAGCTCGGCTTCGTCACGCGCGAGCAGCTTTTGCGCACGGTCGAGGGGATCGTCACGGTGCAGCGCGACTTCGGCAACCGCGAGGAGCGCAAGTTCGCCCGCATGAAGTACCTCGTCGAGGCGCGCGGCGTCGCCTGGTTCCGGGGCGAGTTGGAGCGCCGCCTCGGCTTTGCGTTGGGGGACTGGGTCCCCGTGGGGCCGTTTGCCGTGGACGACCACCTGGGGTGGCGCGAGCAGGGGGACGGGCGCTTCTACCTGGGTATCCCCATCGAGAACGGGCGCATCAAGGACGCCGGGCCCATGCGCCTGCGCACCGCGCTGCGCGAGCTTTTGACGCGCTACCCCAACGAGGTGCGCATCACGCCGCAGCACAACCTGCTCGTGACGAACCTGAGCGCGCAGGACAGGGAGCCCATCGAGGCGCTGCTACGCGAGCACGGGGTGCGGACGGTTGGTGAGATCACCCAGGCGCGACGCTACGCCATGGCCTGCCCCGCGCTGCCGACCTGCGGGTTGGCGGTCGCCGAGTCCGAGAGGATGCTGCCGGGGGTTATCGGCGCGCTCGAGCGCGAGCTCGAGGCGCTCGGCCTAGGGGGTGAGGAGATCGCCATCCGCATGACCGGCTGCCCGAACGGCTGCGCGCGCCCCTACACCGCCGAGTTGGCGTTTGTCGGCAGGTCGCTCGACAAGTACAACATCTACGTGGGCGGCGCTTTTGAGGGTACGCGCCTGGTGAGCGAGTACGCGCAGATGGTCGCGGGCGGCGACCTCGCGGCGACCGTGGCGCCCTTGCTGCGCTTGTGGCGCGATCAGCGAGATCCCGGGGAGCGCTTCGGCGACTTTTGCCACCGCGTCGGCGTAGAGCGGCTGCGCGAGGCCGCGCAGGGCGTGGTGGCGGCGTGA
- a CDS encoding UTP--glucose-1-phosphate uridylyltransferase has translation MSETVPIVGHAQLLQTLEAHGQAHLLRFYDQLSAPQRERLVAQLQQLDWAYLDELIEAYVRNKPNLSAPEPIEPAPYYPVTPKGELVARYARARERGAQLIREGAVAAFTVAGGQGTRLGWDDPKGTFPATPVSRKPLFQLFAEQLLRTADLFGQVLPWYVMTSTTNHAVTQDFFEAHDYFGLGRENVKLFSQGMMPSIGFDGKLLLADKGELALNPNGHGGALSALEASGALAEMVARGVRHISYFQVDNPNVRCIDPLFIGLHDLEGSEISSKMLRKASPKERVGNFCKAGGKLCVIEYSDMPDALAHARDEAGHLKFGAGSIAIHVIAVDFVRRLTEGKGDRLELPFHRAEKAVPHIDPYTGEYVYPEAPNAVKLERFIFDALPLARHSIILETDRVEEFAPIKNAEGPDSPETSQKLQIERAARWLERQGVRVPRTETGAVDAVIEISPLTALSAEELAQRDLPQEVARGQTLLL, from the coding sequence ATGAGTGAAACCGTTCCGATCGTCGGGCACGCGCAGCTACTACAGACGTTGGAAGCGCACGGGCAGGCCCACCTTCTGCGCTTTTACGACCAACTGTCCGCGCCGCAGCGCGAGCGCCTCGTGGCGCAGCTGCAGCAGCTCGACTGGGCGTACCTGGATGAACTCATCGAGGCCTACGTCCGCAACAAACCCAACCTGAGCGCCCCCGAGCCGATTGAACCGGCGCCGTACTACCCCGTTACGCCCAAAGGCGAACTCGTGGCGCGCTACGCCCGCGCGCGCGAGCGCGGGGCGCAGCTCATTCGTGAGGGGGCGGTAGCCGCTTTTACCGTCGCCGGGGGGCAGGGGACGCGCCTCGGCTGGGACGACCCCAAAGGGACCTTTCCGGCTACCCCGGTCTCCCGCAAACCGCTCTTTCAGCTTTTCGCCGAGCAGCTGCTGCGCACCGCCGACCTCTTTGGCCAGGTGCTCCCCTGGTACGTGATGACGAGCACCACCAACCACGCCGTGACGCAGGACTTTTTCGAAGCGCACGACTACTTCGGCCTGGGGCGGGAGAACGTCAAGCTCTTCTCGCAGGGGATGATGCCGAGCATCGGCTTTGACGGCAAGCTCCTGCTGGCCGACAAGGGCGAGTTGGCGCTTAACCCCAACGGTCACGGCGGCGCCCTGAGCGCCCTCGAGGCGAGCGGCGCGCTCGCCGAGATGGTCGCGCGCGGGGTTCGGCACATCTCGTACTTTCAGGTCGACAACCCCAACGTGCGCTGTATCGACCCCCTGTTTATCGGCCTGCACGACCTCGAGGGCTCGGAGATCTCCTCAAAGATGCTGCGCAAAGCGAGCCCCAAGGAGCGGGTCGGCAACTTCTGCAAAGCGGGGGGCAAACTCTGCGTCATCGAGTACTCGGACATGCCCGACGCGCTCGCCCACGCGCGCGACGAAGCGGGCCACCTCAAGTTTGGCGCCGGTTCGATCGCCATCCACGTGATCGCCGTCGACTTCGTGCGGCGCCTTACCGAAGGCAAGGGCGACCGGCTCGAGCTCCCCTTTCACCGCGCCGAGAAGGCGGTACCGCACATCGACCCCTACACGGGGGAGTACGTCTACCCGGAGGCGCCCAACGCGGTCAAGCTCGAGCGCTTTATCTTCGACGCCTTGCCGCTCGCGCGTCACAGCATCATCTTGGAGACCGACCGGGTCGAGGAGTTCGCCCCCATCAAAAACGCCGAGGGGCCCGACTCCCCCGAGACGAGCCAGAAGCTGCAGATCGAGCGCGCGGCGAGGTGGCTCGAGCGCCAGGGGGTGCGGGTGCCCCGCACCGAAACGGGCGCGGTCGATGCGGTGATCGAGATCTCCCCCCTCACCGCCCTTTCAGCCGAGGAGCTCGCGCAGCGCGACCTGCCCCAAGAGGTCGCGCGGGGCCAGACGCTGCTGCTGTAG
- a CDS encoding phosphoadenylyl-sulfate reductase: MSGPALGVLEGRDLETKTLETIRWALATYPDLLMTSGFNLNGTVLIDLAVRAGFRGELVFVDTLSHFPETLSTRDEIAARYPEVTLTTLRPEARGGELPACGAAECCTVRKVLPLRRFLEARRPSALLSARSRFQSETRALLNTVEDAGDYVKVNPLVDWSQEDLERYAREHELPVNPLYWQGFLSIGCAPTTRAVRAGEGVRAGRWAGQEKTECGLWWGDKAL; encoded by the coding sequence GTGAGCGGACCGGCGCTAGGGGTGCTCGAGGGGCGCGACCTGGAGACCAAGACCCTGGAGACGATCCGCTGGGCGCTCGCGACCTACCCCGACCTCTTGATGACGAGCGGCTTCAACTTAAACGGTACGGTCTTGATCGACCTCGCCGTGCGCGCGGGCTTTCGGGGCGAGCTGGTCTTTGTCGACACGCTGTCGCACTTTCCTGAAACGCTTTCGACGCGTGACGAGATCGCCGCGCGCTACCCCGAGGTCACGCTGACGACCCTGAGGCCCGAAGCGCGAGGGGGGGAGCTGCCCGCGTGCGGTGCGGCCGAGTGCTGCACCGTCCGCAAGGTGTTGCCGCTGCGGCGCTTTTTAGAAGCGAGGCGGCCGAGCGCGCTCTTAAGCGCCCGCAGCCGCTTTCAGAGCGAGACGCGCGCGCTTCTCAACACCGTCGAAGACGCGGGTGACTACGTCAAGGTCAACCCCTTGGTGGACTGGTCGCAGGAGGACCTCGAGCGCTACGCGCGCGAGCACGAGCTGCCCGTTAACCCGCTCTACTGGCAGGGCTTTTTGAGCATCGGCTGCGCCCCGACGACGCGCGCGGTGCGCGCGGGCGAGGGCGTGCGCGCGGGCCGCTGGGCGGGGCAGGAGAAGACCGAGTGCGGGCTCTGGTGGGGGGATAAGGCGCTCTAA
- a CDS encoding PQQ-dependent sugar dehydrogenase codes for MQPSIRPRRAVLTVPAALAALFGAAHAQDIEQHLTEAGPIAIESLAEFSHPWGIAFLPDGRMLVTERDEAILHIVTMDGEKTHVEGVPPVFTGGQGGLLDVALDPNFEESGYVYLSYAEQGGEGASTALGRGVLEGNELRDFEVIFRQEPKTEGDMHFGSRIVFAPDGTLYLTLADRFLFDPAQDLSNHLGTIVRINPDGSVPEDNPFVGQEDALDEIFSYGHRNIQAAALHPETDVLWVAEMGPLGGDELNVIAAGENYGWPEVSWGIHYDGRDIPDPDTRPEFTPPVTYWTPAIAPSGMIFYTGDAFPAWQGSAFIGGLVSEGLVRVELDGESVVHEERIPLGARVRDVEQGPDGFLYVITDEEDGDLLRLMPMEEDE; via the coding sequence ATGCAACCATCCATAAGACCGCGACGCGCAGTCCTCACCGTACCCGCGGCGCTCGCCGCCCTCTTCGGTGCGGCGCACGCGCAGGACATCGAGCAGCACCTTACCGAAGCGGGCCCCATCGCGATCGAGAGCCTTGCCGAGTTTTCGCACCCCTGGGGGATCGCCTTCTTGCCCGACGGCCGCATGCTCGTCACCGAGCGCGACGAGGCGATCTTGCACATCGTGACCATGGACGGTGAGAAGACGCACGTCGAGGGCGTGCCGCCGGTGTTTACGGGGGGGCAGGGCGGCCTGCTCGACGTCGCGCTCGACCCGAACTTCGAGGAGAGCGGCTACGTGTACCTCTCCTACGCCGAGCAGGGGGGCGAAGGCGCCTCGACGGCGCTCGGCCGCGGCGTGTTGGAGGGGAACGAGCTCCGCGACTTCGAGGTGATCTTCCGGCAGGAGCCCAAGACCGAAGGCGACATGCACTTCGGTAGCCGCATCGTCTTCGCGCCCGACGGGACGCTCTACCTCACGCTCGCCGACCGCTTTCTGTTCGACCCGGCGCAAGACCTCTCCAACCACCTCGGGACGATCGTCCGCATCAACCCCGACGGCAGCGTTCCGGAGGACAACCCCTTCGTGGGCCAGGAGGACGCTCTAGACGAGATCTTCTCCTACGGGCACCGCAACATCCAGGCGGCGGCGCTGCACCCCGAGACGGACGTCTTGTGGGTCGCCGAGATGGGGCCCTTGGGCGGCGACGAACTCAACGTCATCGCCGCGGGTGAGAACTACGGCTGGCCCGAGGTGAGCTGGGGGATCCACTACGACGGTCGCGACATCCCGGACCCCGACACGCGCCCCGAGTTTACCCCGCCGGTGACCTACTGGACGCCCGCCATCGCACCCTCGGGGATGATCTTCTATACCGGCGACGCCTTCCCCGCGTGGCAGGGGAGCGCCTTTATCGGTGGGCTCGTCTCCGAAGGTTTGGTGCGCGTCGAGCTCGATGGCGAGAGCGTCGTGCACGAGGAGCGCATCCCCTTGGGCGCCCGCGTCCGCGACGTCGAGCAGGGGCCCGACGGGTTTCTCTACGTCATCACGGACGAAGAGGACGGCGACCTCTTGCGGCTGATGCCGATGGAAGAAGACGAGTAG
- a CDS encoding menaquinone biosynthetic enzyme MqnA/MqnD family protein — MRPTPVGAPARCGARRTERLGVVAYTNVAPLHWGLAPGPGLRFVRGVPTELNRQLLAGEIDLTLISSVEFVRHRDRLRALPDFSVATLGPVYSVTLFHWRPWEALSGARVALSTDSATSVALLKVLLRAAGLRATFVPMAPDLDVMLGRCDAALLIGDVALREAVARRPLGGKTPLMTDLGAAWYALTKLPFTFAVWASLENRPPSERLVAELRAAREAGLGQLGAVARAEAEKLGLSPSVVQRYLGNFRYYLETPDRDGLLAFAERVAPGIRASELKFWAL; from the coding sequence GTGAGGCCTACCCCCGTCGGCGCGCCCGCCCGGTGCGGCGCGCGCCGCACCGAACGCTTGGGCGTCGTCGCCTACACGAACGTCGCGCCGCTACACTGGGGGCTGGCGCCCGGGCCGGGGCTGCGCTTCGTGCGCGGCGTACCCACCGAGCTCAACCGCCAGCTCCTCGCGGGTGAGATCGACCTGACGCTTATCTCGTCGGTCGAGTTCGTGCGCCACCGCGACCGCCTGCGGGCGCTGCCCGACTTTTCCGTCGCCACCTTGGGGCCGGTTTACAGCGTGACGCTCTTTCACTGGCGGCCGTGGGAGGCGCTCTCGGGGGCGCGCGTCGCGCTCTCCACCGATTCGGCGACCAGCGTCGCGCTCCTTAAGGTGCTGCTGCGCGCCGCGGGGCTCCGCGCGACCTTCGTCCCCATGGCGCCCGACCTGGACGTCATGCTGGGGCGCTGCGACGCGGCCCTGCTGATCGGCGACGTCGCGCTCCGCGAGGCCGTCGCCCGCCGCCCCTTGGGCGGCAAAACGCCCCTGATGACCGACCTGGGCGCGGCCTGGTACGCGCTCACCAAGCTGCCCTTTACCTTCGCCGTGTGGGCGTCCCTCGAGAACCGCCCCCCCTCGGAGCGGCTGGTCGCCGAGCTGCGCGCGGCGCGCGAGGCGGGGCTCGGCCAGCTCGGCGCGGTCGCGCGCGCCGAGGCCGAGAAGCTGGGGCTCTCGCCCAGCGTGGTGCAGCGCTACCTCGGCAACTTCCGCTACTACTTAGAGACGCCCGACCGCGACGGGCTCTTGGCCTTCGCCGAACGGGTGGCGCCGGGGATTCGCGCGAGCGAGCTGAAGTTTTGGGCGCTGTAG
- a CDS encoding sirohydrochlorin chelatase, with protein MKAAILVGHGSLRKASGAAMIRLAALLRQAGDFPVATAGFLNFSRPTFSDAASRCVRKGATEIFVQPYFLISGYYVKTGVPKLLAEAQAAFPAVRFHLAEAFDDHPALVTLSHKRAQGADPEADALLLMAHGTPFEAANGPILRVAAALRAHYAHVQLGFMECNAPTIAEAASSLARAGARRVVAVPYFLQLGEHVAADLPEAVQRAQREHPQVRFTLAEYLAYDPLLLAVVRDRLRASQPAPERAA; from the coding sequence GTGAAAGCCGCCATCCTCGTCGGTCACGGCAGCCTCCGCAAGGCGTCGGGGGCCGCGATGATCCGCCTCGCGGCGCTCTTGCGCCAGGCGGGGGACTTTCCGGTCGCGACCGCCGGATTCCTCAACTTCAGTCGCCCTACGTTCTCAGACGCCGCTTCACGGTGCGTCCGCAAGGGCGCTACAGAGATCTTTGTCCAACCCTACTTTTTGATCTCGGGCTACTACGTCAAGACCGGCGTACCCAAGCTTCTCGCGGAGGCCCAGGCGGCGTTTCCGGCGGTGCGCTTTCACCTAGCCGAAGCGTTCGATGACCACCCCGCCTTGGTCACCTTGAGCCATAAGCGCGCGCAGGGGGCCGACCCCGAGGCCGACGCGCTCCTGCTGATGGCCCACGGCACCCCCTTTGAAGCGGCGAACGGCCCCATCCTCCGGGTAGCCGCGGCGCTGCGCGCGCACTACGCGCACGTTCAGCTTGGGTTTATGGAGTGTAACGCGCCCACGATTGCCGAAGCGGCCTCGAGCCTCGCTCGGGCGGGCGCTCGCCGCGTCGTCGCCGTCCCCTACTTTTTGCAGCTCGGCGAGCACGTCGCGGCCGACCTACCGGAAGCGGTGCAACGAGCGCAGCGCGAGCACCCGCAGGTGCGCTTTACCTTAGCCGAGTACCTGGCCTACGACCCGCTGCTCCTAGCGGTCGTGCGCGACCGGCTGAGGGCGTCACAGCCGGCCCCAGAGCGCGCCGCGTAA
- a CDS encoding Nif3-like dinuclear metal center hexameric protein, with protein MGAVASLGELRGFLDELLLADRFAGDQNGPFAHYRADAPVARLGVALEPKGELAAWAHRERLDALVLHRPWGFAGDLPVLAYHGAFDERLTTGFNPNLAAALALCEPAVLGYKEGRPLGMIGDVPSVTWEAFRARVAALFGGLEGVYGAPAGDVSRVCVVGAMRPPLVYEAAERGAQVYLTGQYRRGAARAVLETGLAVLELGHARSERWGLGVLAALLREAFPDLSVSLYAAER; from the coding sequence TTGGGCGCTGTAGCGTCCCTCGGGGAGCTGCGGGGGTTTCTCGACGAGTTGCTCCTGGCAGACCGCTTCGCGGGCGATCAGAACGGCCCTTTCGCGCACTACCGCGCGGACGCGCCCGTGGCGCGGCTCGGCGTGGCGCTCGAGCCCAAGGGTGAGCTCGCGGCGTGGGCGCATCGGGAGCGCCTAGACGCCCTCGTGCTGCACCGCCCATGGGGTTTCGCGGGTGACCTCCCCGTGCTGGCCTACCACGGTGCCTTCGACGAGCGCCTGACGACGGGCTTTAACCCGAACCTAGCGGCGGCGCTCGCGCTTTGTGAGCCCGCGGTGCTCGGTTACAAGGAGGGCCGACCCTTGGGGATGATTGGCGACGTGCCGAGCGTGACCTGGGAGGCGTTTCGCGCGCGGGTCGCGGCGCTCTTTGGTGGCCTGGAGGGGGTCTACGGCGCCCCTGCGGGGGACGTCTCCAGGGTCTGCGTCGTCGGGGCGATGCGGCCGCCGCTCGTGTACGAGGCCGCCGAGCGGGGGGCGCAGGTCTACCTCACGGGGCAGTACCGACGCGGGGCGGCGCGCGCGGTTCTCGAGACGGGGCTCGCGGTCCTTGAGCTCGGCCACGCGCGGAGCGAGCGGTGGGGGCTCGGGGTGTTGGCGGCACTCCTGCGGGAGGCATTTCCCGACCTGAGCGTCTCCCTGTACGCGGCCGAGCGTTAG
- a CDS encoding phosphatase PAP2 family protein, translated as MDRTLWPRLSWRLLLYWAVLLGSVWAFAELTDEVYEQEGFFFDEPVLGWFYGLITPLRTRVALALSTVGGVEVMVGLTALITLLLWFRSRREAVFFAASMVGASAIMGLTKVLLARPRPELFPDVDLWQTGSSSFPSGHATGSAALALTLYLVVSRLAPRWRALAAVLGLAFALSVSASRLYLQVHYPSDVLAGLALGCAWVLGVNALYRYASRDRSRRSVRLTLPHEVVAAYRQDAAARGLSDDEVVGAVLAAHYALTRGEEAPHRAPSARVDVFKSP; from the coding sequence ATGGATCGCACCCTTTGGCCGCGCCTCTCCTGGCGCCTGCTGCTCTACTGGGCGGTGCTTTTGGGCAGCGTGTGGGCCTTTGCCGAACTCACCGACGAGGTCTACGAGCAGGAGGGCTTTTTCTTCGACGAGCCGGTGCTCGGGTGGTTTTACGGGCTCATCACCCCGCTGCGGACCCGCGTCGCGCTCGCGCTGAGCACCGTCGGCGGGGTCGAGGTCATGGTCGGCCTCACCGCCCTCATCACCCTCCTCCTCTGGTTCCGGAGCCGCCGGGAGGCCGTCTTCTTCGCCGCCAGCATGGTCGGCGCGTCGGCGATCATGGGGCTCACCAAGGTGCTCCTGGCGCGCCCGCGCCCCGAGCTCTTCCCCGACGTGGACCTCTGGCAGACCGGCTCATCGTCGTTTCCGAGCGGGCACGCGACCGGCAGCGCGGCGCTCGCGCTCACGCTCTACCTGGTGGTGTCTCGGCTCGCCCCGCGCTGGCGCGCGCTCGCGGCCGTTTTGGGGCTCGCCTTCGCGCTCTCGGTGTCGGCCTCGCGGCTCTACCTGCAGGTGCACTACCCTTCGGACGTCCTCGCCGGGCTCGCGCTGGGGTGCGCCTGGGTCTTGGGCGTCAACGCCCTCTACCGCTACGCCAGCCGCGACCGCTCGAGGCGGAGCGTGCGGCTCACGCTGCCGCACGAGGTCGTGGCGGCGTACCGGCAAGACGCCGCGGCGCGCGGTCTCAGCGACGACGAGGTCGTCGGCGCGGTGTTGGCGGCGCACTACGCGCTCACACGCGGCGAAGAGGCGCCCCACCGGGCCCCCTCCGCGCGCGTCGACGTGTTTAAAAGTCCCTGA
- the mqnE gene encoding aminofutalosine synthase MqnE yields MTTVLVAPERPLHVRDPALVAVADKVLSGQRLSFDEGMLLYRTPDLPTVARLADLVRERLVGNKAYFVHSLRLSQTNICYVGCTFCGFQRRFGEEGVWDMELPDVWAYVEKHHHPDLTEIHIASGHHPKRPFSYYLELVRGLTERGYQVKAWTAAEIHHFTKITRPRLSYREVLSELQAAGLVALPGGGAEIFAERVRRRIARAKVTAEGWLEVHRTAHELGLPTNATMLYGHIETLEERLDHMLRLRALQDATGGFKSFIPLAFQPDNNALARELNKSEFTTGLDDLRNLAVARLMLDNVPHIKGYWIMITPELTQVTLSAGVSDVDGTIKDERIAHASGAVTDKGMSEVQLVRLIRDAGRVPVRRDALYNELKVFA; encoded by the coding sequence ATGACGACCGTTCTCGTAGCTCCCGAGCGTCCGCTACACGTCCGCGACCCCGCGCTCGTCGCGGTCGCCGACAAGGTTCTAAGCGGCCAGCGGCTGTCGTTCGATGAGGGGATGCTGCTCTACCGTACCCCCGACTTGCCGACCGTCGCCCGCCTGGCCGACCTCGTGCGGGAGCGCTTGGTCGGTAACAAAGCCTACTTCGTCCACTCGCTGCGGCTCTCGCAGACCAACATCTGCTACGTCGGTTGCACCTTCTGCGGCTTTCAGCGCCGCTTCGGCGAGGAGGGCGTGTGGGACATGGAGCTCCCCGACGTCTGGGCGTACGTCGAGAAGCACCACCACCCCGACTTGACCGAGATCCACATCGCCTCGGGGCACCACCCGAAACGCCCCTTTTCGTACTACCTCGAGCTGGTGCGCGGCCTCACCGAACGCGGCTACCAGGTCAAAGCCTGGACGGCGGCCGAGATCCACCACTTCACCAAGATCACCCGGCCGCGCCTCAGCTACCGCGAGGTTTTAAGCGAGCTCCAGGCGGCGGGGCTCGTCGCGCTGCCGGGGGGCGGCGCGGAGATCTTCGCCGAACGGGTGCGTCGGCGGATCGCCCGCGCCAAAGTCACCGCCGAGGGGTGGCTCGAGGTCCACCGCACCGCGCACGAGTTGGGCCTGCCGACAAACGCCACCATGCTCTACGGACACATCGAGACCCTTGAGGAGCGGCTCGACCACATGCTGCGGCTGCGCGCCCTGCAGGACGCGACGGGTGGGTTCAAGTCGTTTATCCCGCTCGCCTTTCAACCCGACAACAACGCGCTCGCGCGCGAACTCAACAAGTCGGAGTTTACGACTGGCCTCGACGACCTGCGCAACTTGGCCGTCGCGCGGCTGATGCTCGACAACGTGCCCCACATCAAGGGCTACTGGATCATGATCACCCCCGAGCTCACCCAGGTGACGCTCTCGGCGGGCGTCTCGGACGTCGACGGGACCATTAAAGACGAGCGCATCGCCCACGCTTCGGGGGCGGTGACCGACAAGGGGATGAGCGAGGTGCAGCTCGTGCGGCTGATTCGCGACGCGGGCCGCGTGCCGGTGCGGCGCGACGCGCTCTACAACGAGCTCAAGGTGTTCGCGTGA
- the cobA gene encoding uroporphyrinogen-III C-methyltransferase — MPNPPGFVSLVGAGPGDPELLTVKGLRRLQRADVVAYDRLANPVLLKECRLDAELVFVGKHGDNPLHPSVPQEAINALLIAKARAGKQVVRLKGGDPFVFGRGGEEALELVRAGVPFEVVPGVSSAVAAPAYAGIPVTHRRLSASVAIVAGHEDPLKGGSSHDWGALARVDTLVVLMGMGRLEAITAALLAGGRAPHTPAAAVRWGTTAEQRTVTGTLATIAAEVRRAGLTAPATVIVGEVVQLRDELRWFDLPFHPEVAEAVGAGRAAGPLTP, encoded by the coding sequence ATGCCCAACCCTCCAGGCTTCGTCTCCCTCGTCGGCGCCGGCCCCGGCGACCCCGAGCTCTTGACCGTCAAGGGGCTGCGCCGGTTGCAGCGGGCCGATGTCGTGGCCTACGACCGCCTCGCCAACCCCGTGCTGCTTAAAGAGTGCCGCCTAGACGCCGAGCTCGTGTTCGTCGGCAAGCACGGCGACAACCCCCTGCACCCCTCCGTCCCCCAGGAGGCCATCAACGCCCTTCTCATCGCCAAGGCCAGAGCGGGCAAACAGGTCGTGCGGCTTAAGGGCGGCGATCCCTTCGTCTTCGGGCGGGGGGGCGAGGAGGCTCTGGAGCTCGTCCGTGCGGGCGTCCCCTTCGAGGTCGTCCCCGGCGTCTCCTCGGCGGTCGCGGCCCCCGCCTACGCGGGCATCCCGGTCACCCACCGGCGCCTCTCGGCGTCGGTCGCCATCGTGGCGGGCCACGAGGACCCCCTCAAGGGAGGGTCGTCGCACGACTGGGGGGCGCTCGCACGGGTCGACACCCTCGTCGTGCTGATGGGTATGGGGCGCCTCGAGGCGATCACCGCGGCGCTCCTCGCGGGCGGCCGCGCCCCCCACACGCCCGCAGCCGCCGTGCGTTGGGGCACCACCGCAGAGCAGCGCACCGTGACGGGGACGCTCGCGACCATCGCCGCCGAGGTGCGCCGCGCTGGCCTAACCGCCCCCGCCACGGTGATCGTCGGCGAGGTCGTGCAGCTGCGCGATGAGCTGCGCTGGTTCGACCTGCCCTTTCACCCCGAGGTGGCGGAGGCCGTGGGAGCCGGGCGAGCCGCCGGGCCGCTCACCCCGTGA